Proteins from a genomic interval of Gemmatimonas sp.:
- a CDS encoding PepSY domain-containing protein produces MPNPRILNRKLHRWGAIATALPFLLVIVTGLLLQLKKQLPWVQPPEQRTANTVPSLSMEQILRAAKSVPEAAVTDWRDIDRLDVRPAKGIVKVTANNRWEVQVDLGTGAVLQAAYRRSDLIEQLHDGSWFADAAKLWLFLPSGVVVLGLWITGLYLFVLPFLARAQKRQRES; encoded by the coding sequence ATGCCCAATCCTCGTATTCTCAATCGCAAGCTCCACCGCTGGGGGGCCATCGCCACGGCGCTGCCGTTCCTGCTGGTCATCGTCACGGGCCTGCTGCTGCAGCTCAAGAAGCAGCTGCCATGGGTGCAGCCGCCCGAGCAGCGCACGGCGAACACGGTCCCGAGCCTCAGCATGGAGCAGATCCTGCGCGCGGCGAAATCGGTGCCCGAGGCGGCCGTCACCGATTGGCGCGATATCGATCGGCTCGATGTGCGCCCCGCCAAGGGCATCGTGAAGGTGACCGCGAACAACCGATGGGAAGTACAGGTGGATCTGGGCACGGGTGCCGTGCTGCAGGCCGCGTACCGGCGCTCCGATCTCATCGAGCAGCTGCACGATGGTTCGTGGTTTGCCGATGCCGCGAAGCTCTGGCTGTTTCTCCCGTCGGGGGTGGTGGTGCTTGGGTTGTGGATCACCGGGCTCTATCTGTTCGTGCTCCCCTTCCTCGCGCGCGCGCAGAAGCGCCAGCGCGAGTCCTGA
- a CDS encoding DMT family transporter: MTSTDRHAVGGARLGVWLVVAAAFQWALLGPVARVAFAEGIAPLTVAFWRATVAALLFATHASVTRAHALRRQDRLPAMLLGVVAVAGLYVSYFESVQRGGAALAAILLYSAPVWVALGAHFVMRERVPAREAGALLLTFGGVVLVALFPASGAADIAATPAAVSWGLASGLAYALYFLLGRSLFAHNAPARVMAWALATGAVVLAPFVQWGTLTWRAWAAIAFLATVATYGAYLSNANGLKRIGASRASTIATLEPILAVGAAFLLWGERLSILGVVGASAVVGGVVLAATASRRTTT; encoded by the coding sequence GTGACCTCCACCGATCGACATGCGGTCGGTGGAGCAAGGCTGGGTGTCTGGCTGGTGGTTGCGGCGGCCTTTCAATGGGCGCTGTTGGGACCCGTTGCGCGTGTGGCGTTCGCCGAGGGGATCGCGCCGCTCACGGTGGCCTTCTGGCGCGCGACGGTGGCCGCCCTGCTCTTTGCCACGCACGCCTCGGTGACCCGCGCCCACGCCCTGCGGCGGCAGGACCGCTTGCCGGCCATGCTGTTGGGGGTCGTGGCAGTCGCCGGGCTGTACGTGTCGTACTTCGAGAGCGTCCAGCGCGGTGGTGCGGCGCTCGCGGCCATTCTGCTGTACTCGGCGCCGGTGTGGGTGGCGCTGGGCGCGCACTTCGTCATGCGCGAGCGCGTGCCTGCGCGCGAGGCGGGCGCGCTGCTGCTGACGTTCGGTGGGGTGGTGCTGGTGGCGCTCTTCCCGGCCTCGGGAGCAGCGGACATTGCGGCCACGCCGGCGGCCGTGAGTTGGGGGCTCGCCTCTGGCCTGGCCTACGCGTTGTACTTCCTGCTGGGGCGGTCGCTGTTCGCGCACAACGCCCCGGCGCGTGTGATGGCGTGGGCGCTGGCAACCGGCGCCGTGGTGCTCGCCCCGTTCGTGCAGTGGGGCACGCTCACGTGGCGTGCCTGGGCGGCCATCGCCTTTCTGGCCACGGTGGCCACGTACGGCGCGTATCTGTCAAACGCCAATGGCCTCAAGCGCATTGGTGCGTCGCGGGCGTCCACCATTGCCACCTTGGAGCCCATTCTCGCCGTGGGGGCGGCGTTCCTGCTGTGGGGGGAGCGGCTCTCGATCCTGGGGGTGGTGGGCGCCAGTGCCGTTGTTGGCGGTGTCGTGCTGGCGGCTACGGCTTCGCGGCGCACAACCACGTAA
- a CDS encoding carboxypeptidase regulatory-like domain-containing protein yields MPRLMYRLVPAWSMIALTGVGATVARAQSAGGATGTVRGTVNTTLGLPIGGAQVRLRIQGRGTTTSVESDDNGTFTAAGVPLGSAWLVARRIGYRPDSVAVEITAGEPARATVRLERIAVELSTVQVVGRREVNGPMAGFYRRMGYGSGRFFTASDLASRNAARMTDVFRMVPGMRIESRGLQNAVRIRGSRCAPLVWLDAQPLYAGEVDLDAFDPRTFEGIEIYSGAASVPVEFQGNQRMSSACGTIVLWSKRGEPRERKRKKDEPTPAMRIAQMIEAGEAYVANDVDAAARPDSVNLIRPIYPDSLFDAQAPGRVLAEFVVSMTGEANMDTFSAVTTTNRLFVEPVRRAVREQRFAPAVRKGRIVQQVMQLPFEFVPDSTARRRK; encoded by the coding sequence ATGCCCCGTTTGATGTATCGGCTCGTCCCTGCCTGGTCGATGATCGCCCTCACCGGCGTGGGCGCGACGGTGGCGCGTGCGCAGTCCGCTGGCGGGGCAACGGGAACGGTTCGTGGCACCGTCAACACCACGTTGGGGCTCCCCATTGGCGGCGCGCAGGTACGCCTTCGCATTCAGGGACGCGGGACGACCACGTCGGTGGAGTCGGACGACAACGGCACGTTCACGGCGGCGGGGGTGCCGCTTGGGTCGGCGTGGCTGGTGGCCCGACGCATTGGCTACCGTCCGGACTCGGTTGCCGTGGAGATCACGGCAGGCGAGCCCGCGCGCGCGACCGTGCGGCTGGAGCGCATTGCCGTGGAGCTGAGCACCGTCCAGGTGGTGGGCCGACGCGAGGTCAACGGTCCCATGGCCGGCTTCTACCGGCGCATGGGCTACGGGAGCGGGCGGTTCTTCACGGCGTCCGACCTCGCGAGCCGCAATGCGGCGCGCATGACGGACGTCTTCCGCATGGTGCCCGGCATGCGCATCGAATCGCGCGGCCTGCAGAACGCCGTGCGCATTCGCGGCAGCCGCTGCGCGCCGCTCGTCTGGCTCGACGCCCAGCCGCTCTATGCCGGCGAAGTGGACCTCGACGCCTTCGACCCGCGAACGTTCGAGGGGATCGAGATCTACAGTGGCGCGGCGTCGGTTCCGGTGGAGTTTCAGGGAAACCAGCGCATGAGCAGCGCCTGCGGGACCATTGTACTCTGGTCGAAGCGCGGCGAGCCGCGTGAGCGCAAGCGCAAGAAGGACGAGCCCACCCCCGCCATGCGCATTGCCCAGATGATCGAAGCGGGGGAAGCCTACGTCGCCAACGACGTGGACGCCGCCGCGCGCCCCGATTCCGTGAACCTGATTCGCCCCATCTACCCCGACTCGCTCTTCGATGCGCAGGCACCCGGGCGGGTTCTGGCGGAGTTCGTGGTGAGCATGACCGGCGAAGCCAACATGGACACCTTCAGTGCGGTCACCACGACCAATCGCCTGTTCGTGGAGCCGGTACGCCGCGCCGTGCGCGAGCAGCGGTTTGCACCGGCGGTCCGCAAGGGGCGTATCGTACAGCAGGTCATGCAGCTGCCGTTCGAGTTCGTCCCCGATTCCACTGCCCGCCGCCGCAAGTGA
- a CDS encoding surface-adhesin E family protein, protein MCAPALLLAQGRKGTKEIGRTSIGTPTAVLVEPGTVSRAGTVVTAAVRVALVPPLKHPKGELKSSRTIGMYDCAKRVVATKESWYYLDEAGTKEGMHREVKIPGFGPVSKGSVADVALTWLCAAKP, encoded by the coding sequence ATGTGCGCCCCGGCGCTCCTGCTGGCGCAGGGGCGCAAGGGCACGAAGGAAATCGGCCGCACCAGCATCGGCACGCCAACGGCGGTGCTGGTGGAACCGGGCACGGTGTCTCGCGCCGGTACGGTGGTGACGGCGGCCGTGCGCGTGGCCCTCGTGCCTCCGCTCAAGCATCCCAAGGGAGAACTCAAGAGCTCCCGGACGATTGGCATGTACGATTGCGCCAAGCGCGTGGTGGCCACGAAGGAAAGCTGGTACTACCTCGATGAGGCGGGCACGAAGGAAGGGATGCACCGCGAAGTGAAGATCCCGGGGTTCGGACCGGTCTCGAAGGGATCGGTGGCCGATGTGGCGCTTACGTGGTTGTGCGCCGCGAAGCCGTAG
- a CDS encoding S41 family peptidase produces the protein MSLLHRSRSRGAAFGLAAAVLLTGFRAHAQSPTRLLRTPSVSSRHIAFAYANNVWIVERAGGSARRLTSFQGQTQNPKLSPDGRLVAFSAEYAGNTDVYVVPVEGGQPTRLTWHPGADVVQGWTPDGKQVMFASPRATWAPNAAPRFFTVPVTGGVETALPLPRAYQGKLSPDGGRIAYRMPTSWDEERRNYRGGQNKPIWIVDLKSMALDSTPFAGTKEMDPVWVGDAVYFLSDRDGVSNVWAFDTRSRRLSQVTRFTDFDVKSLDAAGTTVVFEQAGYIHELETRTGASTVVRITAAGDFPWMMPAWKEVGGRVTNLALSATGKRAAIEARGEVFTVPAEKGDVRNLTATSGAAEIAPLWSPDGRSVAYFSDASGEYQLVIAPQDGLGARRTIALPEPSRPYSPSWSPNGRHIAFQDTHFRIWLVDVASGQAKVADHDPYFMADRSIVPVWSPDSRYLAYPKRLKSLMRALFVYDVQAGTARQITDGMADATSPAWDASGKYLWFFASTTFALNSSLLDMTKYERPETKALYLAVLAKGEPSPLLPESDEEAPRALAPRDSGVTTTPASARPRADSARGDAMSTAVRPVRIDFDGLQQRIVVVSGLAERDYGTLVAGPAGTVFFLEPIPATGTSAGSAAGTGNTLHRFQLSARRAQLFASGVAQYTVSADGRRLLYRTAGQNGGLYLVDADKTVPAPGSGRLAVTLRAYIDPREEFRQIFNEGWRNQRNNFYVKNLHGTDWAAVKTMYEPLLAHVNHRADLNYLIDNMGAETAIGHSYVRGGDLPDVPNASGGLLGADFTIEGDRYRIARVYDAESWNPELRAPLVTPGVNVSRGDYLLAINGVELRAPDNVYRLLDGTANRQTVLTVNSRPDLQGARLVTVVPVANEQGLRTRAWVESNRRYVDSVSKGTLAYVYLPNTGVPGYTSFNRYYFAQQDRLGVVVDERFNGGGSAADYIVDLLGRDFDGYFNNPVGDRFPYTSPANGIWGPKVMIINEMAGSGGDLMPYMFKRRKLGPLVGARTWGGLVATTDTPPFVDGGSMIAPRFGFFSRENAFAVENEGVAPDIDVENFPREVNAGRDPQLERATQEALRLLSTWKNPRATTEPTPPVWGKRGR, from the coding sequence ATGTCCCTCCTGCATCGTTCGCGTTCGCGCGGCGCGGCGTTCGGCCTCGCGGCTGCTGTGCTGTTGACCGGCTTTCGTGCCCACGCCCAGTCGCCCACTCGGCTGCTGCGCACCCCCAGTGTGAGCAGCCGCCATATCGCCTTCGCCTACGCCAACAACGTGTGGATCGTGGAGCGCGCGGGCGGTAGCGCGCGCCGGCTCACGAGCTTTCAGGGGCAGACGCAGAATCCCAAGCTGTCGCCCGACGGACGGCTGGTGGCGTTCAGCGCGGAGTATGCCGGCAATACCGACGTATATGTCGTGCCGGTGGAGGGCGGCCAGCCGACACGCCTGACCTGGCACCCCGGCGCCGACGTGGTGCAGGGGTGGACCCCCGACGGCAAGCAGGTGATGTTCGCCTCACCCCGCGCCACGTGGGCGCCCAACGCGGCTCCGCGCTTCTTCACGGTGCCCGTGACCGGCGGCGTGGAAACCGCCCTGCCGCTGCCGCGCGCATATCAGGGGAAGCTGTCCCCCGATGGTGGGCGCATTGCGTATCGCATGCCCACGTCATGGGATGAAGAACGACGCAACTACCGCGGCGGACAGAACAAGCCCATCTGGATCGTCGATCTCAAGTCCATGGCGCTCGACAGCACGCCATTCGCCGGCACGAAGGAGATGGATCCGGTGTGGGTGGGTGACGCGGTGTACTTCCTGTCGGATCGTGATGGCGTCTCGAACGTGTGGGCATTCGACACCCGCAGCCGCCGCCTGTCGCAGGTCACGCGGTTCACCGATTTCGATGTGAAGTCCTTGGACGCCGCGGGCACGACCGTGGTGTTCGAACAGGCCGGGTACATCCATGAACTCGAGACGCGTACCGGCGCGAGCACGGTGGTGCGCATTACTGCCGCGGGGGATTTCCCGTGGATGATGCCTGCCTGGAAGGAGGTAGGTGGGCGGGTCACCAACCTTGCGCTGTCGGCGACCGGCAAGCGTGCCGCCATTGAGGCACGCGGTGAGGTGTTCACGGTGCCCGCGGAGAAGGGAGACGTGCGCAACCTTACCGCCACCAGTGGCGCCGCCGAGATTGCGCCGCTCTGGTCTCCCGACGGTCGATCGGTGGCCTACTTCAGCGATGCCAGCGGCGAGTACCAGCTGGTGATCGCCCCGCAGGATGGCCTCGGGGCGCGGCGCACCATCGCGTTGCCCGAACCGAGCCGCCCCTATTCGCCAAGCTGGTCGCCCAACGGTCGGCACATCGCCTTTCAGGATACGCACTTCCGCATCTGGCTGGTGGATGTGGCGAGCGGGCAGGCGAAGGTGGCCGACCACGATCCGTATTTCATGGCCGATCGCAGCATCGTGCCGGTCTGGAGCCCCGACTCGCGCTACCTCGCGTACCCGAAGCGGCTCAAGTCCCTCATGCGTGCGCTGTTCGTGTACGACGTACAGGCCGGCACCGCCCGGCAGATCACCGATGGCATGGCGGACGCGACGAGTCCGGCGTGGGACGCGAGCGGCAAGTACCTGTGGTTCTTTGCCAGCACCACCTTCGCGCTCAACTCGTCGCTGCTCGACATGACGAAGTACGAGCGTCCGGAAACCAAGGCGCTCTACCTGGCGGTGCTCGCGAAGGGAGAGCCGTCGCCCCTGCTCCCCGAAAGCGACGAGGAAGCGCCGCGCGCCCTCGCACCACGTGACTCGGGGGTGACAACCACACCGGCCAGCGCGCGTCCGCGGGCGGACAGCGCGCGCGGTGATGCCATGAGCACGGCCGTGCGACCGGTGCGGATCGACTTCGACGGACTGCAGCAGCGCATCGTGGTGGTGTCGGGGCTGGCCGAACGCGACTACGGTACGCTCGTGGCAGGGCCGGCTGGTACGGTCTTCTTCCTCGAGCCCATTCCCGCCACGGGCACGTCAGCGGGAAGCGCCGCCGGCACCGGCAACACGCTGCATCGCTTTCAACTGTCCGCGCGTCGTGCCCAGCTCTTCGCCAGCGGTGTGGCGCAGTACACGGTGAGTGCCGATGGCCGCCGGCTGCTGTATCGCACGGCCGGGCAGAACGGTGGGCTGTACCTGGTCGATGCCGACAAGACGGTGCCCGCGCCCGGCAGCGGTCGCCTGGCGGTCACGCTGCGCGCCTACATCGATCCGCGTGAGGAGTTTCGGCAGATCTTCAACGAAGGGTGGCGCAATCAGCGCAACAACTTCTACGTGAAGAACCTGCATGGCACCGACTGGGCGGCGGTGAAGACGATGTACGAGCCGCTGCTGGCGCACGTGAATCACCGGGCCGATCTGAACTACCTCATCGACAACATGGGGGCCGAAACGGCGATCGGGCACTCGTACGTGCGCGGCGGCGACCTGCCCGACGTGCCCAACGCCAGCGGCGGATTGCTCGGTGCCGACTTTACCATCGAGGGGGATCGGTATCGTATTGCCCGCGTTTATGATGCGGAGAGCTGGAACCCGGAGTTGCGGGCGCCGCTGGTCACGCCAGGGGTGAACGTGTCGCGCGGCGACTATCTGCTCGCCATCAACGGCGTGGAGCTGCGCGCGCCCGACAACGTGTACCGGCTGCTCGATGGCACGGCCAACCGTCAGACCGTACTGACGGTGAACAGCCGCCCCGATTTGCAGGGAGCACGGCTCGTTACGGTGGTCCCCGTCGCCAACGAGCAGGGGCTGCGGACCCGCGCCTGGGTGGAGTCGAATCGTCGGTACGTGGACAGCGTGTCGAAGGGGACGCTGGCCTACGTGTATCTCCCCAACACGGGCGTGCCGGGGTATACCAGCTTCAACCGCTACTACTTTGCCCAGCAGGACCGGCTGGGGGTCGTGGTCGACGAGCGCTTCAACGGGGGCGGATCGGCGGCCGACTACATCGTGGACCTGCTTGGCCGTGACTTCGACGGGTACTTCAACAATCCGGTCGGCGACCGCTTCCCGTACACCAGCCCGGCCAATGGCATCTGGGGGCCCAAGGTCATGATCATCAACGAAATGGCCGGTTCGGGTGGGGATCTCATGCCCTACATGTTCAAGCGGCGCAAGCTGGGACCGCTGGTGGGGGCACGTACCTGGGGTGGCCTGGTGGCCACTACCGACACGCCGCCGTTCGTCGACGGCGGATCGATGATTGCGCCGCGCTTCGGCTTCTTCTCCCGCGAGAACGCCTTCGCGGTGGAGAATGAAGGCGTGGCCCCGGACATCGACGTGGAGAATTTTCCGCGCGAGGTGAACGCGGGGCGTGATCCGCAACTCGAGCGCGCCACGCAGGAGGCGCTGCGTCTGCTGTCCACCTGGAAGAATCCGCGAGCCACCACGGAGCCCACGCCTCCCGTGTGGGGGAAGCGAGGTCGCTGA